Genomic DNA from Antennarius striatus isolate MH-2024 chromosome 16, ASM4005453v1, whole genome shotgun sequence:
TACCTGATTTGTTTGGCAGATGCTGTGGCAATTTCACTTGCTGCTGGTTTTAACTCTGACTGGCTGGACAGGGCAGTTGTTTCTGCCTGGACGGCATGTTGCTGCTTGGCAACCTCTGAGGTTTTAGTGACACACAGTGATGAAGTAACAGAGGACTTAATGAAGCTTTGTTCAGGAGTGGAATCAGTGCTTGATGATATGTCAATGATCTCCTGGGtaactgtgtgtttttctgatgGCTGATTTACAGTTCCTTTAGAGGCAGAGTCATTTGCTGGACAAAGAGTGGAGGCCGACGGCTGCGAAGCACAATTTCCCACAACAATGTCCGTCTCTGGTGAATGGAGGGGTACGTCTGGACGTCTCGTGTCCGCAGTACCGGAACGGTTCAAACTCTGCTGCACATCTGGAGTGACGGCTGGTAGTTTGGCACCAGTCTGCTGAGGTATGATGTTGTGGTCTGCAGGCTGTGAAGCCTGGCAGTGGGTTACTCGCTGGTGCTGGATAGCTGCTTCTGGTAGCTTTTCCCTGGCTTCATGATATTCACTGGAGTCGCTGCCCTCTTCTGAGCTTTCGGTGCTGCTGTCGTCTGATGATTCAGACTCATAGCTGAAAGACAAGAACATGTCTCACCACGTCACAGCTCCAAGCCTCTGCGACTCATGcctattttttcatttccatgagTTTATTTGCCAAAGGAAATGATTGATTAGTGGGCAGTAATGACAGAGGAGTGGAACCTACCCCCCATTGACTCCAACAAACTGAAGGTTTTTCTTTGTGGAGGGAGATCCTGGTTCACCCTCTGCTTTTCGCTTCATGATGGATCTCAGAGaagactgtggagatgaggcTAGAAAACACAATCAAGGATACAATAGAAACATGAAGCGCTTTGAACAAAGTTCGATGGATGTGGCGTGTTTTGTTCAGTCCGTTTACCTTTCTTAAAGCCTTCGTGTGATTGGACAACCACTGTAGATGTAGGCAGGTGTAACTCTCCATCTTTACAATGCAGCAGACCGACCTGCTTACCAGACACGCCGACAGTGACAATAGGAGTAGTTACAGGTTCTGACGTTGACAGCTCACTCTTCAGGACATCACGTACTTGCTTTGAGCTAATTGCAATCGGCAACCCAACAGTGGCATCTGTGagacaaaaatatcattttcagCATCAACGAATCCAATATCTTGTTAAGAAATGAAGGTTTCCTGAGATATAAGTAATACTTTAGTTTCACAGAAAAGCTGATTTAGCGTTGTACATTTTCAGGCTCCATTACCATCTGGAAACAGACCTTCAGGTTGCCCTCTGTGGTCTTCCTCCACCAATCCAACCGGTCGAAGGGAGCTGCAAGTCTCTGCGCGGAGGAGAGTGCCCACCTCTACGACGGTAGGTTGCTCTAGTGTGTATACCTGTATTCCCACAGTTCTCTGTTCTTTCTGTTGGGGCAGCTGTGTGAAGCTGACCAGAGTGTGCAGGCTGCAGCCTTGTGGCTCTTTCCAACCCATGCTGGTGGCCATAACTGGATGCTCTGCCCGGGGGCTGTTTTGGACTGCGGTAACCTGGTGCTGTGcagcctgcagctcctgcatcGTCCTCTTTAGCTGGCCCTCAAGCTGACCCACTTGATTCTTGAGAGCCTCCGTTTCAGGAAGTAGACCCAGATCTTCCTCCCGAACCCCGACTCCCACCTGACGACTGCCCCTCGACTCCTCCGGTCCCACTCCCACAGTGCGGACTTCCAGCTTTGCATCTGGTCGTGCTCCACTCACAATCACTCTGTCCTCAATCTCACACCCTGAATCTTGCTTTAGGCCCTCAGGTGTTGTGGGAGATAATGGCCCTGCTGGCTTGACGCTACTCTTTCCTCCATTGCTTCCCTCTTCTTCAGGAATGTCGATGTAAAGTTCTCCTCTGGAACGACCTCGGTTAAAACCCAGCGTGTGGCCCAAAAACTTCTGGCTCTTCAGCTGGACACTCAGTTGCCGTTTCTCTTCCTGTAGTACGGAGATTTTTACCTGCAGCACAGGGATAGTCTtcacctgctcctccagctcctttaTTTTCCTGAGGGCTGCAGCCATTTGCTCTCTGACGTGCTGCAGATGCGCTGGTGTTGGGGTAACTGGAGTGGACAGGCCAGAATTAATTGGTGTGAAGGATCCACTTCCACCCTGGGCTCTGTTGAAGCTATGTGCACTGCTGAGAGAGGTGTTAGACCCCGCTACGCTGCTGTGCATGCTTCCCAGGTTGGAAAATCTCCgcccctctttctcctcttccagcTTCCTGCGTGCATCCAACAGGGTCTTCTCCACCCGGGCGGTGCTGAAGCTGGGCCTCTGCATCGTGTGGTACCCTGGGGCGCAGTAGGAGAAGGAGGAGTGCCGGCTGTCCATGCTGGCATTGGAGCAGAGAGACTCTGTGGAAGTCCACCAGGAGCCAGCATAGCCGTAGCCACGGGGAAGGGAACCATAGCGAGGCCGGCGCTGGATAGGCACCTTCTTGATAGTGTTTCCCTTCTCAATGTCGTTGACATATTTGAGGAAGTCGAGGTCCAGACGGTAGCCATAGGGGGTCTCAACAGAGTAGGGTGCCTCCTTTTCTTTCACGTGGAGGGAAGGGGGAACAGGCACATTGAGTTTCCCTGAGAGGGAAGGAATTCAAAAGTAAACAAACGGAAATCTGCATCTAATCTTGGGCTCAGACTttagaaaaaaagtttaaattttgtGCTTAACATATTTGTCAAACAAATGCCAAATTAGCAACAAAAAAGAACTGTGCTGTTATTCTACCATAACAATGCAAAGTGTCTGCATAACACAACTATTAAATTACTACaagaacagaataaaatcaatcaataaaaatactaataataataataaaacaacttAAATATAATGAAGAGCAATATAAGGCAAACAATGAAGTTGCACCTGGGAAGCTGGGGTCCATGTGCAGCACCTGAGCCATGATGATCCTTTGGCGGCTACCGAGTCCCCCTCTAATTTGGACCTACATAGATAGAGATGTGTTAAAGTTataaatgaacataaatataaGACCCTGACAAAATCATACGGACAACTCATAAGCCAACAACATACTATAAATTTATATACAGTTGGTATGCTAAGAATAAATGATGAATGTGACTGTATTGTTTCTTTTGTATGGTCTGAAatagttttactttttctttcactACTTCACCCTCCTGCACTCCTTTCTAATTTTatctgttccttttttttttcagagtgcGTAGGGTCACAgtggattgtgtgtttgtttctgttcctAGCATTCAGAGGAGTTACAGGGGAAAGTTTCCTGGCAGCCAATTCTAGGACAGAGGTTTGAGACTGCCAGTTACAACCTTATTAGGAATCATATGTGCGCACTAGCTTTGCCTCTCGATTTGGGGTTTGGAGAtactctcctctttctctccctcactTTCTCCACACCTTCCCCTCCTGCTTCTGCTCTATTTGACCTCTTCTAATGTTTTTCTGATGCTCTCTCtaccatttcatcatcagctGACAATCACGAGATTTAAGGCGTTCACTGGCTCTCTCATTCCCCCCCATCTTCTTGTCATTACGTCAACACAGAAAGCGTAGTGAACTGCTGACGGTGACTAAATGATGAGTTTTAGTCCCAGGGAGACGACAACACCGCTGTCTTTCAGTTAGTGTATTCCTGCAAAAGATTAACTTTCTAGGTCATCACTTTGTGGGAACTGGGGATGTAATGGTTAAGCCTTCCTCGGTACTTGTCATTGAAACTTTGCGTATTAGCCAAAAGACGATGAAAcctgtctgtttctctttggTGCATTCAGCTGATTTCAAGGCTGTTCAATGTTTCTTCCGAAATCACGGTGTCTCTCTTCTTTAAGTCAAgccctttctctctgtcttgtgACTCTACACAGCGCTTGCTCATTTGTGAAAAGTAGGACACTTGAAAAAAATTCCAAGTCAAGTTAGTCAGTGTTTCCAAGTCCTGTAGATAATTTAATGTCCTGGAGCGATTCCCCTTATCTGTGCCCCTTCATCACCCCCTCATACCCACATCAGACACGCTGGGaaggaaatactgtatgtggatTCTCACACTGTCAAAATTAAATAcactaaaacatgaaaaatttaTGAGCCACAGACACCAAGCcaacttattttttttcagcataCAGCTGAAGAATCTACCAGATGTCATTGAAGAGTAAGTTTTAAGTCTTCCTCACATTAAAGTTCCGTAAATGATCCACAATAATGACATCAAATGTTGTAATCATGTTTCTCTAGTGTGAAAACTAAGTGTCACATTGATTATATGCTACATTTTGCTCAGGCAGCCAGCATACATGAGAAAGTGAGAACCACTCAGTGGTGTATTAGTGCAGGCTGGTGAAGGACAGTGCTGACAGGGAACAGTTGATGAGATATAATTAGAATCTGCACTTTGGCGACTCAACATCTAAGCCCTGCAGGCCGGAAGGCTAACACCTTCCAACTGATTACCTTTTATATTCCATGTGatactcaaacacacaaaaactcaCTATACCCTGTTCCTGAATTATCTCTTTTTCTGTTATTGGTGCCTTTCCTCCCACATCATCCCCTCAAGATGCTCGTGTCACGATTCTCCACATCTGCCTCTCCAGCAGCGGCTCATTGGGTGTGAATATACTCTCCCTGAGTGTGTATATCCATGCGGCTGTGGTGCGGTTGACCTTCTTCCCTCTCGCCCAGTTCTCAAACAGAGTTCCTTTCAGATGACATCTGAACAGAAGCCAGTGTGCGCCCTTTCCTCAGCGCCACACTGCCATTCTTCTGATAATTTCTCTGGGATGGCTTCATCGAGGACAAATGCCTTGCCCCCGTTACTATCGCCCTACCTCTGTAAACAGCTGCACGCCATGTCAACGGAAGTTACCATTGCCTGGTCTACTCCCTCCATTCCCTGCCATTAGGATTAAGACAACCCTCTGGGGATAAGATTCAGGTCATCCAGCACAAATTGCATgtctgtggtatgtcctgtaaGACGTCACGAGAAAAATACACTCGTTCTTTGGCTTCCAACAGCAACTGATGAAATGTTTGGTTTCTCTACATGCAAGGAAGCATAAGGTTTATTAATTTCTATGCCAGAATCTGGAAGATTAAAATCTGAATATACAGCATGAACTCAgatttctctctctatcttgGAGGATTGGGACCACCCTGAGAAGTCTTTGAAGATCTGATGCTTCATTTGGAGGTCAGCTCTCCCAACTTTATCAAATTTATTGTTTCCATCCATTGAGAAACATctctattattgttattacaaaGGATTAGAGCTCCATATTGCTCATTCAGAAACTTCCCACCTCCCAGAGAAGATCTTCATGGATTTTTCCACTGCCTCACAGGCTGTGACAGTCCATGATTACTATTCTGTTCAAGCTTGGGTATGGTTTGTGAATTAGGAAAAGGGggatttattttccacttcaTACCAGCTGCTTGCGCTGCAAGGATGGGCTCTCTCCTCCCCGGGCTTGTTATGGtcccttctctttcttctaCTTATACAGACAGCACCTGTGGGACACAAGAACTATGAAAGTTTTAGAGGTCCCAGCATTTGGTCGTAGCACTTCATAGCCCAGAAAAAActgcataaaaataaatggaaacatTCAGACAAGTAGTCATCAGGTGACGTCAGTAAACATTGCAAAGCATGTAATTCTGCAGACTGAGACAAACACAGGCTTCTGACAGGTTACAAAAGAGTGGTCTCCCACACTAGACCACTCTTTTGTAAACACAGGTTAAACAGGCagttaaaaaacatttcaaaacatccAGTGGTTTCGACTGACATGCCGGCTGTGAACGATATACCGACATTAAACGGCAATCGTACCCTGACCTCCTTGTAGAACAGCCTGAATCCAGTCTCAGCCATGAATAGCTGCTCGCACAGATGTCAAGGAAGACTTCCCCCAACCCATTCCTCCCCCAAATTTAGGGCACTAATCAATCCAAGGTTTGGAGCCTCCCTGTCATGTGATTGggcaatgttttctgttttcttgctTCTGTGACTAACACTCCCAAATCCACTGGCAGACACACGCCCCCCAGACTCTGTGGGAACAGCCGTCATCTGCACAGATCAGCTTTGAAGACCTGAACCAAGACTGATTTCATGAGTCTTATAAAGTGCTCCTTTCATGGACAACACGGATTTGAATGGTTCGCTGTAGCTACTGCATGTGCGTCCACCAGATAAGCTGCCCGGCCTGCGCTGATTCTTGGCTCAGGCTGTTGAAAGCCTGCTCCACATTTTGTCAGAAGGATCTCACGGCCCAGAAAACACCGGTGGTTGACCTTTGCATAATTTCACGATAAGACTTTCTGTTCTGTCCATTGTTTTACATCGTTGTcaattgttgtcatgttgtcacccccccccccccataccctCTCTCCTCGTCATGGGAGGGGTAGGAGGAGAAGCAGACCTTTTAGACTGGAACGACAGCCAAATCACAAAGAGCCATTCATTCGGCCTCTAGTTCCACAGCTGGTTCTAATATAAAGCGAGGAGGGGCGTCTcagagagggagatggagacaAACGGGTGCAGCAAGAAACTTTTacctcaaaacaaacaaacagtagaTGAGATGCCGTTATGGACTCACACACTGGCAGATCCTGGGATTACAAAGGGGCCGGGCCAAGTAATTAACATCTAAACCGAGGAGTGTCTACGAGTCCAAAGATGGTTGTGATTCTAACAGTGAAAGATAACGCAATATTATGAACATATATCAATGCCAAAAACTACTGTCAACGATAGGATTAAAGACAGTGAACTATGTGGAGATTGTACTTATAACCCTGCGTTGGTGcagatggaaaatatttttgcaagAGTAATACCAAACTTTACGAGAGTCAACTCAAACTCCCATCGACTCCCACATGATagagatgaaaacacacatctcCCAACACATCAACACTGGCTAACGCCTGAAAACTCCCACAGCTCCACAGACAGCTATAGCCACTCACTGATTAATTCATTCAGCAATGTTTTGACACCTAAGTGATTTAAGAGATTTTAATTTGTCTGTATTCCTGATGATTAATCTGACAGTCTGATGATAAATTTCTGATTTACTATTCTCTAAATAAGCAGTGAGATTTTGGTAGCACATGCACAATTAATGTGATGAAGAACAGACAAACTGGTGCAGTAATCTGTGGTCTGATGAAGAAAGGGTTACAGGAAAGGGAGCTCCATCTTTCTTTTCCCAAAGGATCCAGAAACAGCTCAGTCACTTCCTCCAAGCCCGGGAGAAAGAGTAACAAGTAGAGGGAGAGAgtaaccttaaaaaaaaaaaagaataagaaagtGAGAATGTTGAGGAGAGCGGTGAAGTATGTGATGGAGGGTAAGAGAGAATGGAAGGCAAAAGTTCCAGAGGAGCAGGGAGGAAAACTCAAATGGTTATAATGGTTTTAGATGGAAAATTCTCAAATATGAAAAGACCATGACTGGTTTTAAGATTTTGGACTCCAGTAGTATGAATCACAGCAAAAACTCATGCTGACACCAAAGTGTAATTTGCTGCCgtcacagcagaaacaacacaagaaCAATCACACAATGAGTTCGTAAAGTTTCAAAAAGACTTTTCCTCTTGATCTTAAATGACTTCACCTCAAAGATTACCATGAATTGTGCGTTCCGCACCTAAAAATAGGCTGACAATAGACAATGCTGATGAGAAGATGCACTTGGTCTGACTGAAAACaacttattgtttttttttcctgagagtacatttgaatatatatgtatatatatacatatagatgAGTTTTAAATCTTACATAAAGATAGACAGAACAGAAGACACAGTTGTTGGTCTGTCTGTTAAATCGTCGTGTTCTTCCTCTGCAGCACAGATGGCTTCATTCAGCCAACTGGTGCtcaatgaataattaataaaagcTGTATCAGACCTCTCTTCACAGCAGCCAAATGATGACTGATGCAGACGCAGCAAATGGTCTTTTGTTGCCTTACGTTGAGTGGCTAAATGTTGGATATCACTGCCTGACAGATCACAACGCCATAGGTCATGTGATCGCACAATGGCTATACAGTTTGCTCTTACTGCTGGTGCTTTATAGGGGAATCATAACCCAGTGTGATGTCCATTCTGGaactcaaaaaaaaagttttttacatTGGGTGGTGGTGTGGAGGAGCATATGGTGTTGGACTTAGTGCTATGGTACAGGCAAGAGTATGGCCAAGGGGAGGTGCCGGCCATCTCCCATTACTCCTGGAGCAGGAGCAGAGTAAACACCCGCCAGTCTGCTATTGGTCACTGTGCTAACCTCCAACAGGAAACTAAGCAAGGGTGGGGCTGAGCTGTAAGGAGCAgcaccggaaaaaaaaaaaaaagaacaaaaaaacgaGGCTTTTGGGAGAAAATTCCTGAGCTGTTGCGGAGGTGGGGATTAAAAATGATGCCGAACAGAGAGGCCACGGTGCTTTGAGGAggccttggggggggggtggtgctggagaggaagaagacgagGTCCAGACGGCTGCAAGACGGTCAGAGCAGGGTTGGGGTTAAAAGCTCAGGTCAGCGTATGCTGTGGTACCATCGGGACAGGACggcagagcagaggaagtaTTCTCACTGCAGCAACAATATCGTTAAAGTAGGCCCCTCCAGGGAATCTTATTAAATACTTCCTGATTCGGTGCCTGTTGCTGATCAAAGGACTCTTTCGGCAATAAGACGGGACCGGGAACACATCCATAACACTGAAACTCCAAAATGTTAGTGTGCTTTACTGGACAATTTTGCTTTTCTGGGTATCAATGTATTACAAGAGATTGAGTGAGATTACTTGAGCACATAAAGAATTACCTACAAATCCAGATTAACCATGTGTTCActaaaaacattatttctggCTCAATCCATGGAGTTAAGTAGGCTGATGCTACTTTTGCACtgcatcttatttttattttaagaactAAATAACATTAATTTGAGATAACATAAAAAGGGGTGTGAtggtgtgaaaaataaatatttatagatggcagaaaacaggaaacatcttCATTTAAGTGGCAAAAATGATCATATTCTGTATTGGTTTTAACAGAACACTTAATTCATTATGAAGTACAACCATCTAATCAGTGTCAGAGCTTAGACGGTCTCATAAAGACTCAGTAATTTCATTA
This window encodes:
- the kank2 gene encoding KN motif and ankyrin repeat domain-containing protein 2 isoform X2; this encodes MAQVLHMDPSFPGKLNVPVPPSLHVKEKEAPYSVETPYGYRLDLDFLKYVNDIEKGNTIKKVPIQRRPRYGSLPRGYGYAGSWWTSTESLCSNASMDSRHSSFSYCAPGYHTMQRPSFSTARVEKTLLDARRKLEEEKEGRRFSNLGSMHSSVAGSNTSLSSAHSFNRAQGGSGSFTPINSGLSTPVTPTPAHLQHVREQMAAALRKIKELEEQVKTIPVLQVKISVLQEEKRQLSVQLKSQKFLGHTLGFNRGRSRGELYIDIPEEEGSNGGKSSVKPAGPLSPTTPEGLKQDSGCEIEDRVIVSGARPDAKLEVRTVGVGPEESRGSRQVGVGVREEDLGLLPETEALKNQVGQLEGQLKRTMQELQAAQHQVTAVQNSPRAEHPVMATSMGWKEPQGCSLHTLVSFTQLPQQKEQRTVGIQVYTLEQPTVVEVGTLLRAETCSSLRPVGLVEEDHRGQPEDATVGLPIAISSKQVRDVLKSELSTSEPVTTPIVTVGVSGKQVGLLHCKDGELHLPTSTVVVQSHEGFKKASSPQSSLRSIMKRKAEGEPGSPSTKKNLQFVGVNGGYESESSDDSSTESSEEGSDSSEYHEAREKLPEAAIQHQRVTHCQASQPADHNIIPQQTGAKLPAVTPDVQQSLNRSGTADTRRPDVPLHSPETDIVVGNCASQPSASTLCPANDSASKGTVNQPSEKHTVTQEIIDISSSTDSTPEQSFIKSSVTSSLCVTKTSEVAKQQHAVQAETTALSSQSELKPAASEIATASAKQIRLELSDSLMSALHALQNALGEPNAFSQQGARAAYTTVLQEWLRVSCHKAADTAVVKAYMSAFASISPQLLEFVINMADGNGNTALHYTVSHSNFPVVKLLLDTGLCNADKQNKAGYTAIMLTALAAFHSDSDLQTVLQLLRTGDVNAKASQAGQTALMLAVSHGRGDMVRALLSCGAQVNIRDDDGSTALMCACEHGHVDIVRQLLSVPGCDATLTDNDGSTALSIALEASQNDIAVLLYAHLNFAKPPSPVSPKSPLLGSSPPASETR
- the kank2 gene encoding KN motif and ankyrin repeat domain-containing protein 2 isoform X1, whose amino-acid sequence is MAQVLHMDPSFPGKLNVPVPPSLHVKEKEAPYSVETPYGYRLDLDFLKYVNDIEKGNTIKKVPIQRRPRYGSLPRGYGYAGSWWTSTESLCSNASMDSRHSSFSYCAPGYHTMQRPSFSTARVEKTLLDARRKLEEEKEGRRFSNLGSMHSSVAGSNTSLSSAHSFNRAQGGSGSFTPINSGLSTPVTPTPAHLQHVREQMAAALRKIKELEEQVKTIPVLQVKISVLQEEKRQLSVQLKSQKFLGHTLGFNRGRSRGELYIDIPEEEGSNGGKSSVKPAGPLSPTTPEGLKQDSGCEIEDRVIVSGARPDAKLEVRTVGVGPEESRGSRQVGVGVREEDLGLLPETEALKNQVGQLEGQLKRTMQELQAAQHQVTAVQNSPRAEHPVMATSMGWKEPQGCSLHTLVSFTQLPQQKEQRTVGIQVYTLEQPTVVEVGTLLRAETCSSLRPVGLVEEDHRGQPEGLFPDDATVGLPIAISSKQVRDVLKSELSTSEPVTTPIVTVGVSGKQVGLLHCKDGELHLPTSTVVVQSHEGFKKASSPQSSLRSIMKRKAEGEPGSPSTKKNLQFVGVNGGYESESSDDSSTESSEEGSDSSEYHEAREKLPEAAIQHQRVTHCQASQPADHNIIPQQTGAKLPAVTPDVQQSLNRSGTADTRRPDVPLHSPETDIVVGNCASQPSASTLCPANDSASKGTVNQPSEKHTVTQEIIDISSSTDSTPEQSFIKSSVTSSLCVTKTSEVAKQQHAVQAETTALSSQSELKPAASEIATASAKQIRLELSDSLMSALHALQNALGEPNAFSQQGARAAYTTVLQEWLRVSCHKAADTAVVKAYMSAFASISPQLLEFVINMADGNGNTALHYTVSHSNFPVVKLLLDTGLCNADKQNKAGYTAIMLTALAAFHSDSDLQTVLQLLRTGDVNAKASQAGQTALMLAVSHGRGDMVRALLSCGAQVNIRDDDGSTALMCACEHGHVDIVRQLLSVPGCDATLTDNDGSTALSIALEASQNDIAVLLYAHLNFAKPPSPVSPKSPLLGSSPPASETR